The Scyliorhinus canicula chromosome 20, sScyCan1.1, whole genome shotgun sequence genome has a window encoding:
- the ndufa5 gene encoding NADH dehydrogenase [ubiquinone] 1 alpha subcomplex subunit 5, whose protein sequence is MAGVLKKTTGLVGLAVAQNPNEKLRILYSRILTVLQSIPQDAAYRKYTEQTINDRLNMVKSEQDVQKLEDKINCGQLEEVILQAEDELSLAYKMVKWKPWEPLIEEAPHNQWKWPL, encoded by the exons ATGGCCGGCGTCCTGAAGAAA ACAACTGGCTTAGTGGGTCTTGCTGTGGCCCAGAATCCTAATGAG AAGTTAAGAATTTTGTACTCCAGAATTCTTACTGTCCTGCAATCCATCCCTCAGGATGCAGCCTATAGGAAGTACACCGAGCAGACAATCAATGACAGGTTAAACATGGTAAAATCG GAGCAAGATGTTCAAAAACTAGAAGACAAAATCAACTGTGGGCAGTTAGAGGAAGTAATTTTACAG GCTGAGGATGAACTTTCTCTGGCATATAAAATGGTCAAGTGGAAACCTTGGGAACCATTAATAGAAGAAGCCCCTCACAATCAATGGAAATGGCCACTTTAA